GGAACTTGCGCCTCCTCCCCCGTTTGCTGTATACAATGACCAGCTAGAAGTATACCGCCACGAGGACACGCCATGGCCGCTTCTTTTCCGATGAATGCCTGGTACGCCGCGGCCTGGGACGCCGAGGTCAAGCAGGCCCTGCTGCCGCGGACGATCTGCGGCAAGCACGTCGTGATGTTCCGCAAGGCCGACGGCACCATCGCCGCGCTCGAAGATGCCTGCTGGCACCGGCTGGTGCCGCTGTCCAAGGGCCGGCTGGAAGGCGACACCGTCGTTTGCGGCTATCACGGCTTGAAATTCAGCCCGCAGGGCCGCTGCACGTTCATGCCGTCGCAGGAGACCATCAACCCCTCGGCCTGCGTGCGGGCCTATCCGGCGGTCGAGCGGCATCGGTTCATCTGGCTGTGGATGGGCGATCCGGCGCTGGCCGATCCGGCTGCCATTCCCGACATGCACTGGAATCACGATCCGGCCTGGGCCGGCGATGGCAAGACCATCCACGTCAAATGCGACTACCGGCTGGTGGTCGACAATCTGATGGACCTCACGCACGAGACCTTCGTGCACGGCTCGTCGATCGGCAACGACGCGGTGGCGGAAGCGCCGTTCGACGTCACCCATGGCGAGCGCACCGCGACCGTGACGCGCTGGATGCGCGGCATCGAGCCGCCGCCGTTCTGGGCCAGGCAGCTCGGCAAGCCGGGCCTGGTCGACCGCTGGCAGATCATCCGCTTCGAAGCGCCGTGCACGGTGACGATCGACGTCGGCGTCGCACCGGCCGGCACGGGCGCGCCGGAGGGCGACCGCTCGCAGGGCGTCAACGGCATGGTGCTCAACACCATCACGCCAGAGACCGACAAGACCTGCCACTATTTCTGGGCGTTCGCCCGCAACTACCAGCTCTCCGAGCAGCGGCTGACGACGGAGATCCGCGAGGGCGTGTCGGGCATCTTCCGCGAAGACGAGCTGATCCTGGAAGCGCAGCAGCGCGCGATGGACGAGAATCCGGGACGCGTGTTCTACAACCTCAACATCGATGCAGGCGCAATGTGGGCACGGCGGATCATCGATCGGATGATCGCGCGCGAAACGCCGCTGCGTGAAGCCGCGGAGTAGAATGGAATGGCCGAGCGTGACAGCGAGCGTTCGATCTCGCAGACCGTACGTGCGCAGCTCACCTTGCGCGACCTGATCCTCACCGGCGGCTTGCGCCCCGGCGAGCGCATCTCCGAGCTGCAGGCGGTGGAGGCCGCCGGCGTCTCGCGCACGCCGGTGCGCATGGCGTTGGTGCGGCTCGAGGAGGAGGGGCTGCTGGAGGCCATTCCGTCCGGCGGCTTCATGGTGAAATCGTTCTCCGAGCGCGACGTGCTCGACTCCATCGAGGTGCGCGGCACGATGGAAGGACTGGCAGCGCGGCTTGCCGCCGAGCGCGGCGTGTCCGTGCGCGACACCGAGCCGATGCGCGAGTGCCTCGCCCAGATCGACGAGCTGATCGCGCCGGCCGAGCTCTCGTTCGACGCGTTCTCGGCCTATGTGGCGCTGAACGCGCGCTTTCATGCCCTGCTGGCCGAACTGTCGCGCAGCCCGCCGGTGATCCGCCAGGTCGACCGCGCCAGCGCGCTGCCGTTCGCCTCGCCGAGCGGCTTCGTGATGGCGCAATCGGCGCTGCCGGAGGCGCGTCACATCCTGGTGGTCGCGCAGGAGCATCACCGCATCGTCATCGATGCGATCGAGAACCGCGAGGGCGCCCGCGCCGAGAGCATCATGCGCGAGCATGCGCGGCTGGCGGCCCGCAACCTGCGGCTCGCCGTGAAGGCGCGTGGTCCGATGGACCTGGTGCCCGCGGCGGTGCTGATCAAGACGCAGATCAACGGCTGAGGAGGCGATCATGCGTTTCCAGGACAATTGGTCGCCTGCGACCCTGGTCTCGACACGCGACCTTGCGCCGGGCATCCGCGAATTCATCCTGCGGCCCGACGGCTATGTCTGCGCGCCCTATGCGGTCGGCAGCCACATCAAGGTCGGCGTCCTCGCCGCCGGCCAGCCCGATGTCCGCTCCTATTCGCTGGTCGGCGAGGCGGACCCGCGTGGCTACCGGATCGCCGTGCGCTTCGCCGAGGATTCCCGCGGCGGGTCGCGCTATCTGTGGTCGCTGCAGCCCGGTGCCCGGCTGGATGTGGCGAGCCCGACCTCGCTGCTGCAGGTCGATTGGCAACGTCCGCATTATTGTCTGGTCGCCGGCGGCATCGGCATCACGCCGCTGGTCGGAGCAGCGCACGCGCTGCTGCGCAAGACGCCGAACGTCTCGCTGCGCTATGCGGTGCGATCGCGCGGTGATGCGGCCTATGTCGATGAGCTCGCGGCGCTGCTCGGCGACCGTCTCACGGTGTATGCCGCGGACCAGTCGCAGCGGCTGGACCTGTCCGATCTTTTTTCGAGTCTGCCGTCCGGAGCAGCCGTGCTGTTCTGCGGACCGATGCGGATGCTGGATGCCGCGCGCAGCGCGTGGGCGGCGTGCGGCCGCGTGCCGGCCGATCTCAGCTATGAAACGTTCGGATCGAGCGGCCGGCTGTCGACCGAGCCGTTCAAGGTCCGGCTGCGCGACAGCGGCGAGGAGATCGTTGTGCCGCGCGACCGCTCGATGCTCGACGTGCTGAATGCCGCCGGCCACGAGGTCATGGCGGATTGCCGGCGCGGCGAGTGCGGCGTCTGCGCGGTCGACGTGGTCGAAGTCGAGGGCGAGATCGATCATCGCGACGTGTTCTTCAGCGCCGAGCAGAAGCACGACAGCCGCAAGCTCTGCGCCTGCGTTTCCCGCGCCCACGGCGTGGTCACGATCGACACGCTGGAGCGGGCCGACGCGCTGTGAGTGCGCCGCCGGCTACTTGTCGGCGAGGCTGACCGGCATCGTCGACGGCGGCTTGCCTGAGGACTTCCGGCCGCTCTGCTGCGCTGCGACGGCGGCGCGTGCGGCCTTCAGACGTGCATCGGTCTCCTTGTCGGCCAACAGCGCGTCGGTGAGGTTCGCTTCGGCGGTGTACGCCGCCTCGGCCGCGGCCTTGGCCGCCGCGATGTTGGCTGCGGTGGGATTGGCCTTCGCCAGCGCCTCCGCCACGTCGCGGTCGGAAATGGCCTTCTCGTTGGCCGCCAGCGCGGCATCGAGATTGGCGTCGGCGACCGTCTCGGCAGCATCGGCAGCCGCCAACGTCGCCGCGGCGGGACTGAGCGGCGGCCGGGGGCGCAATGGTTTCGCTACCGCCTGCGGCTTGACGGCCTGAGCCTGGGGCGGGA
This region of Bradyrhizobium sp. SZCCHNS1050 genomic DNA includes:
- a CDS encoding aromatic ring-hydroxylating dioxygenase subunit alpha — its product is MAASFPMNAWYAAAWDAEVKQALLPRTICGKHVVMFRKADGTIAALEDACWHRLVPLSKGRLEGDTVVCGYHGLKFSPQGRCTFMPSQETINPSACVRAYPAVERHRFIWLWMGDPALADPAAIPDMHWNHDPAWAGDGKTIHVKCDYRLVVDNLMDLTHETFVHGSSIGNDAVAEAPFDVTHGERTATVTRWMRGIEPPPFWARQLGKPGLVDRWQIIRFEAPCTVTIDVGVAPAGTGAPEGDRSQGVNGMVLNTITPETDKTCHYFWAFARNYQLSEQRLTTEIREGVSGIFREDELILEAQQRAMDENPGRVFYNLNIDAGAMWARRIIDRMIARETPLREAAE
- a CDS encoding GntR family transcriptional regulator — translated: MAERDSERSISQTVRAQLTLRDLILTGGLRPGERISELQAVEAAGVSRTPVRMALVRLEEEGLLEAIPSGGFMVKSFSERDVLDSIEVRGTMEGLAARLAAERGVSVRDTEPMRECLAQIDELIAPAELSFDAFSAYVALNARFHALLAELSRSPPVIRQVDRASALPFASPSGFVMAQSALPEARHILVVAQEHHRIVIDAIENREGARAESIMREHARLAARNLRLAVKARGPMDLVPAAVLIKTQING
- a CDS encoding PDR/VanB family oxidoreductase — its product is MRFQDNWSPATLVSTRDLAPGIREFILRPDGYVCAPYAVGSHIKVGVLAAGQPDVRSYSLVGEADPRGYRIAVRFAEDSRGGSRYLWSLQPGARLDVASPTSLLQVDWQRPHYCLVAGGIGITPLVGAAHALLRKTPNVSLRYAVRSRGDAAYVDELAALLGDRLTVYAADQSQRLDLSDLFSSLPSGAAVLFCGPMRMLDAARSAWAACGRVPADLSYETFGSSGRLSTEPFKVRLRDSGEEIVVPRDRSMLDVLNAAGHEVMADCRRGECGVCAVDVVEVEGEIDHRDVFFSAEQKHDSRKLCACVSRAHGVVTIDTLERADAL